One genomic region from Cetobacterium sp. 8H encodes:
- a CDS encoding secretin N-terminal domain-containing protein encodes MKIKILLLLCLIQMTTIAIEYYPKELDIKETPLSDVFAHLAKYSKYTIIGDSQISNLNVDCFFKKGTSIEEILEILEKTYGLNRSKSKNTIIFRGRKSENKDMLVGKVIDINTNQELEGIKIVLKRGENLEYYSGEQGEYIVDNIVKGSYFISVLSQNYYYSGDFIEIKEGVNRFDIYVSKKNIKKSKNIEEERHQKNKKDDIIENISLENLDHAEIEKILKETFEEKLKISASPGNNSIILFGKVEYVYSAKNLIKKLDRRKKQVRVSAEIIDVKENLFESLGFTWAYNSQNDLSEINDGLSIGALNGLSIDGLGEVLGSTLNFVGKFNSGSDVLSMTLNLLETTQDLKTNALPSIILLNGESGLLKMIEEVIVGEEKQENNNNDIVNYEPIFKEAGIILKVLPLIKEDDSIYLEIDLEASDFKLKKSLKPDNENSGTFNSDGGSKVSRNLKTKVRLRNKDTILIGGLKRKIDQKLNSKVPFIADIPIVGNLFKSKTSRLENTDLYIKLKAEIIEENLR; translated from the coding sequence ATGAAAATAAAAATTTTACTTTTATTATGTTTAATTCAAATGACTACAATAGCTATCGAATATTATCCTAAAGAATTAGATATAAAAGAAACTCCTCTTTCAGATGTTTTTGCTCATTTGGCAAAGTATTCTAAATATACAATAATAGGGGATTCACAAATCAGTAATTTAAATGTGGATTGTTTTTTTAAAAAAGGAACAAGTATTGAAGAAATTCTAGAAATTTTGGAAAAAACATATGGCTTGAATAGATCTAAAAGTAAAAATACAATTATATTTAGAGGAAGAAAATCAGAAAATAAAGATATGTTAGTTGGCAAAGTTATTGATATAAATACAAACCAAGAACTAGAAGGGATAAAAATTGTTTTAAAAAGAGGTGAAAATTTAGAATATTATAGTGGAGAACAAGGTGAATATATCGTAGATAATATAGTTAAAGGTTCTTATTTTATTTCAGTACTTTCCCAAAATTATTACTATAGTGGAGATTTTATAGAAATAAAAGAAGGGGTAAATAGATTTGATATCTATGTAAGTAAAAAAAATATAAAAAAATCAAAAAATATAGAGGAAGAAAGGCATCAAAAAAACAAAAAAGATGATATAATAGAAAATATTTCACTTGAAAATTTGGATCATGCTGAAATTGAAAAGATATTAAAAGAGACATTTGAAGAAAAATTAAAGATATCGGCAAGTCCAGGAAATAATTCAATAATCCTATTTGGAAAAGTAGAATATGTTTATTCTGCTAAAAATCTTATAAAAAAATTAGATAGAAGAAAAAAGCAAGTAAGAGTAAGTGCAGAAATTATAGACGTGAAAGAGAATCTTTTTGAAAGTCTTGGATTTACATGGGCTTATAATAGCCAAAATGACTTATCAGAAATAAATGATGGATTATCAATTGGAGCTTTAAACGGATTATCAATTGACGGGTTAGGAGAAGTTTTAGGAAGCACATTAAACTTTGTAGGAAAATTTAATAGTGGAAGCGATGTTTTAAGTATGACACTTAATTTACTTGAAACAACTCAAGATTTAAAAACAAATGCATTACCTTCAATAATACTATTAAATGGTGAAAGTGGTTTGTTGAAAATGATTGAAGAAGTGATCGTAGGAGAAGAGAAGCAAGAAAATAATAACAATGATATTGTAAATTATGAGCCGATATTTAAAGAAGCTGGAATTATTTTAAAAGTACTACCATTAATAAAAGAAGATGATAGTATTTATTTAGAAATTGATTTAGAAGCAAGTGATTTTAAACTAAAAAAATCTCTAAAACCTGATAATGAAAACTCGGGTACTTTTAATTCAGATGGTGGGTCAAAGGTATCTAGAAATTTAAAAACTAAAGTTAGATTAAGAAATAAAGATACTATTTTAATCGGTGGATTAAAAAGAAAAATAGACCAAAAATTAAATAGTAAAGTTCCTTTTATTGCAGATATTCCTATTGTAGGAAATCTTTTTAAAAGTAAAACAAGTAGATTAGAAAATACAGATTTATATATAAAATTAAAAGCGGAAATAATAGAGGAGAATTTGAGATGA
- a CDS encoding A24 family peptidase, translating to MDQNVVYLIIYLCFLSIIKKDIEERIIPNKYCIFLLILGLILGEIDSNISKKILGACVYASPFMLIYGYGSDFLGKECLGFGDVKLAFSIGSLIGFQGLYQVLVYLNLTFIGATIFSILYYILKKEKIKEIALGPFLILAYIYQSVDGFYV from the coding sequence ATGGACCAAAATGTAGTCTATTTGATAATTTATCTATGTTTCTTATCGATAATAAAAAAAGATATTGAAGAGAGAATAATTCCTAATAAATATTGCATTTTTTTATTAATTTTAGGACTTATTTTAGGAGAAATAGATTCAAATATATCAAAAAAAATATTAGGAGCTTGTGTATATGCTTCTCCATTTATGTTAATTTATGGTTATGGAAGTGATTTTCTAGGAAAGGAGTGCCTGGGATTTGGAGATGTCAAATTAGCTTTTTCTATAGGTAGTTTGATAGGATTTCAAGGATTATATCAAGTGTTGGTATATTTAAATTTAACATTTATAGGGGCAACAATATTTTCGATTCTCTATTATATTTTAAAAAAAGAGAAAATAAAAGAAATTGCATTGGGGCCATTCTTAATTTTAGCATATATATACCAATCAGTAGATGGTTTTTATGTATAA
- a CDS encoding type II secretion system protein — protein sequence MKKERGFSIIEIVLVLGVIGILSSFIVPKTRDYLAMAKDSKVINTLNSIRMASESYYLENGEYAFDGEDKTLADALPNLSKYMRDNLKVESDKILLEIGGSKTAKETEENIVYGGKVEVYIDSNKEIVLKPTDGVGNFNMKGEEWTKM from the coding sequence ATGAAAAAAGAAAGAGGATTTAGTATTATTGAAATAGTTTTAGTACTTGGTGTAATTGGAATTTTAAGTAGTTTTATAGTTCCTAAAACAAGAGACTATTTAGCTATGGCAAAAGATTCAAAAGTTATAAATACTTTAAATAGTATTAGAATGGCTTCAGAAAGTTATTATCTAGAGAATGGAGAGTATGCCTTTGATGGTGAAGATAAAACATTAGCGGATGCCTTACCAAATTTATCAAAATATATGAGAGATAATTTAAAAGTTGAAAGCGATAAAATACTATTAGAGATTGGAGGTAGTAAAACAGCGAAAGAAACAGAAGAAAATATAGTGTATGGAGGAAAAGTAGAAGTGTATATAGACAGTAATAAAGAGATAGTATTAAAACCTACTGATGGAGTTGGAAACTTTAATATGAAAGGAGAAGAATGGACCAAAATGTAG